The genome window TATCGCGTTGCCTATATTGGTGACGGCATCAACGACGTCGCCGCCATCAACGCGGCTGACGCGGGAATCTCGACAAGCAATGCAGTAGACGCGGCAAAACAGGCTGCGGATGTTGTTCTGCTAGAAAAAGACCTTTCTGTACTGGCCGATGGCATCCAGGACAGGAGGAAGTCTTTTGTCAACTCAATGAAATGGCAACTATATATGAGTTGGGACATGGGTTTGTAGCTAAACTTTCTTCATTGTGAAAAATATCACTACAACACGCTAAACGAAATGGATGTACATTTAAAAAACGTTATAATGTACTATGCCAAACTCAATTTTGATAATTGTTAAACTTTATATTGGGTTGTCACCGGACGATCGGATGGAATTATTGGATGAGCTTCAAAGACTGGAATCCATGAGGAAACCTACAAAGGAGGCCTACGAGGAGGCTATAAAAAACATGGCAATTATATAGCAGTTGAGGCAGCCGTTAATAATAAAGATTGGCATCCCTCAGTAACCACTGCCAGTCTTGTTAAGAAATGGGTGTACATTTAAGAAAGCGTACAGCAAACTCAATGAATGTAACAGGTTCAACACCTTACCAGCACATGACGAAAAATGTATTGTTAGCAGTAAGGGACTATATCTGTCTTACCGCCAAAGAAAAACTGGAATTTCTTTCACAAATCCGTAAAATTGAGAAAATGAAGCCCATTGTCAGGCTAGACTACGAGAAAACACTGATAGACTTAGCAAATCAGTAGTCTTACTGGTAATCCGTACCAAAGTATCGTTTTTTAAAAGTAGGCCTGGAAATCTATTGCTAACGATCACAGTTATTGCGCTGATATTGGCCATTTACCTGCCATGGTCTTCGGTTGCCTTTTCGCTGGGCTGACAGGGATTGAGGGGAAGCACGTATTGGTTTTGCTCGGCATCCTGATTGCGTACATGATTACCGCCGATTTGTTAAAGGTGTGGTTCTTTCATTTCAATAAGGCCTGAGTATTACTTAACTGTGTGTCGGCGCCGTAAAACTGACTAATGTCAGTTAGAAGAGTAGGCAGGGTCATCGGACGTAGGTCTGTATCAGGATAATTTGGTAGAAAATTAGCTCACCTTACTATTCCTGCTCATGAAAACCATATTAGTACCCTGCGATTTTTCAACAGCTGCAATCCAGGCAGTCGAGTTTGCCCAAGAGATCGCTCAAGCTAGCCGTGGACAAGTGAAAGTTCTGCATATTATTGAAACCCGGTATCTGTACGGGAATGGTATGGCTGGTCAGCCTTACCTGTTTGCCGATACCTCGCTTGCAGTCGATGAGTTAATTAAAGATGCTCAAAAAGAATTTGAAAAAATAAAATTGGCACTTGGCGAGGGGAGGGTACCTATTAACTTTTTGGCGGAAACAGGTTCTTTGATTGAAACAGTCCTCGATGTGGCTGTTCGTGAAAATGCCGACCTAATCGTCATGTCCAGCACTGGCGCCCATGGCCTGAGGGAGTTTTTTATCGGATCTAATTCCGAAAGATTCGTGCGGCGAGCGCCAATTCCAGTATTTGTGACTCACCAAATGCAGCATGTAAAGGATATAAGGGATATTATAGTACCCACATCATTGGATTTGACTGAAAATGAATTTTTGACACAGGTCAAGACCCTGCAAGCACGCTTCGATGCAATTCTGCACGTGCTTTACGTCAATGATTATCCGATGAGCTTGATGCATGATGAAGAGGCTACAGCCAGCTTGCGGAATTACGCCAAATTCTATAAACTGCAACGGTATACACTGAATGTGCGTAGGGGTCCAAATTTGGAAAAAGCAATTTTGGATTT of Dyadobacter chenhuakuii contains these proteins:
- a CDS encoding HAD hydrolase family protein; translated protein: MHTQTEDLQQLDEKMRSDINDRFEAFSKEGYRVAYIGDGINDVAAINAADAGISTSNAVDAAKQAADVVLLEKDLSVLADGIQDRRKSFVNSMKWQLYMSWDMGL
- a CDS encoding universal stress protein; translated protein: MKTILVPCDFSTAAIQAVEFAQEIAQASRGQVKVLHIIETRYLYGNGMAGQPYLFADTSLAVDELIKDAQKEFEKIKLALGEGRVPINFLAETGSLIETVLDVAVRENADLIVMSSTGAHGLREFFIGSNSERFVRRAPIPVFVTHQMQHVKDIRDIIVPTSLDLTENEFLTQVKTLQARFDAILHVLYVNDYPMSLMHDEEATASLRNYAKFYKLQRYTLNVRRGPNLEKAILDFASKMPGSIIAMSTHGLKGCEHLLKGSVAEDVVNHTTGTVFTYVNPQN